From a single Herbiconiux sp. SALV-R1 genomic region:
- a CDS encoding stealth conserved region 3 domain-containing protein, whose protein sequence is MTRDVSGAPHLESVLRVASTHPIALDRDDIVLRKGQFTLLNGHATPRESMIEDLLYIADALDGAGVEFLLVRGNDERPVLAVDWAARKKAKAALVAALSSEPFYSKAPRASALLVADGALARDPKARVMRLFRPRIEPIGRLRYGAESAVQLEFWQRDGDEVEAPVENSLTRRRIPADELVETSVELYGRSWRTIEGMFSTLASDVGFEIDMVFSWVDGTAIEFQRARAKRMANYVVGDGDDSEARYRQIDELKYALRSVYLFAPWVRRIFIATDSPKPEWLADDPRVTIMPSEEFFTNLADLPTHNSHAVEAQLHHIPGLSEHFLYSNDDMFFGRPVHPDLFFSPGGITKFVEANTRIGLGSNAVHRSGFENAARVNRELLQQRFGRVTTRHLEHCAAPLRKSVLFEMESEFADAFARTTASPFRSATDISVTNSFYHYYALMTGRAVVQTQAKVKYIETTLKSALKEMDALLKKRSMDMFCLNDGSKPEIGVEERTTAVISFLERYFPFPAPWEKPVTPATAGGSASSSAARVLPAG, encoded by the coding sequence GTGACTCGCGACGTATCCGGCGCCCCCCATCTCGAATCGGTTCTGAGGGTCGCCTCCACCCACCCCATCGCGCTCGACCGCGACGACATCGTGCTGCGCAAGGGGCAGTTCACCCTGCTCAACGGTCACGCCACCCCGCGCGAGTCGATGATCGAAGACCTCCTCTACATCGCCGACGCGCTCGACGGCGCCGGTGTGGAGTTCCTCCTGGTGCGCGGCAACGACGAGCGCCCCGTGCTCGCCGTCGACTGGGCGGCCCGCAAGAAGGCGAAGGCCGCGCTGGTGGCCGCGCTCTCGAGCGAGCCGTTCTATTCGAAGGCCCCGCGAGCATCCGCTCTGCTGGTCGCCGACGGAGCGCTCGCGCGCGACCCGAAGGCCCGCGTGATGCGCCTGTTCCGGCCCCGTATCGAGCCGATCGGCCGGCTGCGCTACGGCGCCGAGTCGGCGGTGCAGCTGGAGTTCTGGCAGCGCGACGGCGACGAGGTCGAGGCTCCCGTCGAGAACTCGCTCACGCGCCGCCGCATCCCCGCCGACGAGCTCGTGGAGACGAGCGTCGAGCTCTACGGCCGCAGCTGGCGCACCATCGAGGGCATGTTCAGCACCCTCGCGAGCGACGTCGGCTTCGAGATCGACATGGTGTTCTCCTGGGTCGACGGCACCGCCATCGAGTTCCAGCGCGCCCGCGCCAAGCGCATGGCGAACTACGTGGTGGGCGACGGCGACGACTCCGAGGCCCGCTACCGTCAGATCGACGAGCTGAAGTACGCGCTCCGCAGCGTCTACCTCTTCGCCCCCTGGGTGCGCCGCATCTTCATCGCCACCGACTCCCCGAAGCCCGAGTGGCTCGCCGACGACCCGCGGGTCACCATCATGCCGAGCGAGGAGTTCTTCACGAACCTCGCCGACCTGCCGACGCACAACTCGCACGCCGTCGAGGCGCAGCTGCACCACATCCCGGGGCTGTCGGAGCACTTCCTCTACTCCAACGACGACATGTTCTTCGGCCGGCCCGTGCATCCCGACCTGTTCTTCTCGCCCGGAGGCATCACGAAGTTCGTCGAGGCGAACACCCGCATCGGTCTCGGCTCGAACGCCGTGCACCGCAGCGGCTTCGAGAACGCCGCCCGGGTGAACCGGGAGCTGCTGCAGCAGCGTTTCGGCCGGGTCACCACCCGCCACCTCGAGCACTGCGCGGCGCCGTTGCGCAAGAGCGTGCTGTTCGAGATGGAGAGCGAGTTCGCCGACGCCTTCGCGCGCACCACGGCGAGCCCGTTCCGCTCGGCCACCGACATCTCGGTGACGAACTCGTTCTACCACTACTACGCGCTCATGACCGGGCGTGCCGTGGTGCAGACGCAGGCGAAGGTGAAGTACATCGAGACCACGCTGAAGTCGGCGCTGAAAGAGATGGATGCGCTGCTCAAGAAGCGCTCCATGGACATGTTCTGCCTGAACGACGGCTCGAAGCCCGAGATCGGCGTCGAGGAGCGCACCACCGCGGTGATCTCGTTCCTCGAGCGCTACTTCCCGTTCCCCGCGCCGTGGGAGAAGCCGGTCACACCGGCGACGGCAGGAGGATCGGCATCGTCATCGGCGGCTCGGGTGCTACCCGCGGGCTGA
- the radA gene encoding DNA repair protein RadA, which yields MATRSATAYRCTECGWQTAKWVGRCGECQSWGTVVSSAENEGITKAVRATVLDAARIARPITEISSDIASHWATGIGEFDRVLGGGLVPGAAILLSGEPGVGKSTLLLEVAAKAAEEHLRVLYVSAEESVSQVKLRAERTHSLSPTLMLAAETDLSTVLGQIDAVQPHLVIVDSVQTVASASLDSAAGSPTQVREVASTLIRVAKERSLPVLLVGHVTKDGSIAGPRVLEHLVDVVCQFEGDRQTALRFVRALKNRFGPTDEVGCFEMTSDGIAEVPDPSGLFLSRGSDAVSGTCVTVALEGRRALPVEVQALVVATSTPNPRRVTNGVDASRVAMILAVLERRARVKLAELDVYVSTVGGVRLTEPGADLAIALALASAASDKPLPHDLAAFGEISLAGEVRPVSSSRIRAAEAKRLGFTRIVDDESRQLVKALTRAFT from the coding sequence ATGGCCACCAGATCTGCGACCGCGTACCGCTGCACCGAGTGCGGGTGGCAGACGGCGAAGTGGGTGGGGCGCTGCGGCGAGTGTCAGAGCTGGGGCACGGTGGTGTCGTCGGCCGAGAACGAGGGCATCACCAAGGCGGTGCGGGCGACGGTGCTCGACGCGGCGCGCATCGCGCGGCCGATCACCGAAATCTCCTCCGACATCGCCTCGCACTGGGCCACCGGCATCGGCGAGTTCGACCGGGTGCTCGGGGGCGGGTTGGTGCCGGGGGCGGCGATCCTGCTCTCGGGCGAGCCGGGTGTCGGCAAGTCGACGCTGCTGCTCGAGGTCGCGGCGAAGGCAGCCGAAGAGCACCTGCGGGTGCTGTACGTCTCGGCCGAGGAATCGGTGTCGCAGGTGAAGCTGCGCGCCGAGCGCACCCACTCCCTCTCCCCCACGCTCATGCTCGCCGCCGAGACCGACCTGTCGACGGTGCTCGGGCAGATCGACGCCGTGCAACCGCACCTCGTCATCGTCGACTCGGTGCAGACGGTGGCGAGCGCGTCGCTCGACAGTGCGGCGGGCAGCCCCACGCAGGTGCGGGAGGTGGCGTCGACGCTCATCCGGGTGGCGAAGGAGCGCTCGCTGCCGGTGCTGCTCGTCGGGCACGTCACGAAAGACGGGTCGATCGCGGGGCCGCGCGTGCTCGAGCACCTGGTCGACGTGGTGTGCCAGTTCGAGGGCGACCGGCAGACGGCGCTGCGCTTCGTGCGGGCGCTGAAGAACCGCTTCGGGCCCACCGACGAAGTCGGGTGCTTCGAGATGACCTCCGACGGCATCGCCGAGGTGCCCGACCCGAGCGGGCTCTTCCTCTCGCGGGGGTCGGATGCGGTGTCGGGCACCTGCGTCACCGTCGCGCTGGAGGGGCGGCGGGCTCTGCCCGTCGAGGTGCAGGCGCTCGTGGTGGCGACCTCGACGCCGAACCCGCGGCGGGTGACGAACGGGGTCGACGCGTCGCGGGTGGCGATGATCCTGGCGGTGCTCGAACGGCGGGCCCGGGTGAAGCTCGCGGAGCTCGATGTGTACGTGTCGACGGTGGGCGGGGTGCGGCTCACGGAGCCCGGGGCCGACCTCGCCATCGCGCTCGCACTGGCGTCGGCGGCGAGCGACAAGCCGTTGCCGCACGACCTCGCCGCCTTCGGCGAGATCAGCCTCGCCGGGGAGGTGCGACCGGTGTCGTCGTCGCGCATCCGAGCCGCCGAGGCGAAGCGCCTCGGCTTCACCCGCATCGTCGACGACGAGTCGCGGCAGCTCGTGAAGGCGCTGACGCGCGCCTTCACCTAG
- a CDS encoding GAF domain-containing protein encodes MTEQRLRALLHATQVVAGQLELPVVLQRIAETAVQLVDAEHGAIGVISPEGGLEQFITVGIDEATRAAIGHPPTGRGLLGALIDDPRAVRLARLSDDPRSSGFPPGHPPMGSFLGVPIRVGDAVFGNLYLTDRRGGRFSAEDEDLVEALAATAGTAIENARLFESARRREQWTAASAEVSETILAAGREPGVSMLEGHVARLARASVVKLVTRDGDGDGDSNGDGGSGMRGGAADDVLATGAPQQLVREGRSVLALPLSASGSTWGALVIERDAALPRFSPEEVEVAADLVARAAVAFELSDAREDHHRVELLEDRGRISRDLHDHVVQQLFGTGLQLQSLVRRLGRGEGSDTEATADAVSDAVSRIDESIAQIRTVIFALDPGDDGEAPSARRRLLDLVDEAAAPLVRRPAVSFSGPVDLVVTGSLVDDVIAVVREALTNVVRHAEATRVSLGVAAADGAVTVVVRDDGIGIPDDGRRSGLRNLRERARARGGSLVVDSSPGSTVVRWSVPYPEEAGGAQPGTGGAQPGAGGAQAGTAQPAAAQPGAGRASAGEEPR; translated from the coding sequence GTGACCGAGCAGCGGCTGCGCGCCCTGCTGCACGCCACCCAGGTCGTGGCCGGCCAGCTCGAGCTGCCCGTGGTGCTGCAGCGCATCGCCGAGACGGCGGTGCAGCTGGTCGACGCCGAGCACGGAGCGATCGGTGTGATCTCGCCCGAGGGCGGGCTCGAGCAGTTCATCACCGTCGGCATCGACGAGGCCACCCGCGCGGCGATCGGGCACCCGCCCACCGGTCGCGGCCTCCTCGGCGCGCTCATCGACGACCCGCGGGCGGTCAGACTCGCCCGACTCTCCGACGACCCGCGCTCCTCGGGTTTCCCGCCCGGGCATCCGCCGATGGGGAGCTTCCTCGGCGTTCCCATCCGGGTGGGCGACGCGGTGTTCGGCAATCTGTACCTCACCGACCGGCGAGGCGGCCGGTTCTCGGCCGAAGACGAAGACCTCGTCGAGGCTCTCGCCGCCACCGCGGGAACCGCGATCGAGAACGCCCGGCTGTTCGAGTCGGCCCGGCGGCGCGAGCAGTGGACGGCGGCCTCCGCCGAGGTGTCGGAGACCATCCTCGCCGCGGGCAGGGAGCCCGGGGTGTCGATGCTGGAGGGTCACGTGGCGCGGCTGGCGCGGGCCTCGGTCGTGAAGCTCGTGACTCGCGACGGCGACGGCGACGGCGACAGCAACGGCGACGGCGGCAGCGGGATGCGCGGCGGGGCTGCCGACGACGTGCTCGCCACAGGTGCGCCGCAGCAGCTGGTGCGGGAGGGTCGTTCGGTGCTCGCCCTGCCGCTCAGCGCATCCGGAAGCACCTGGGGTGCGCTCGTCATCGAGCGCGACGCCGCGCTGCCCCGGTTCTCGCCCGAGGAGGTGGAGGTGGCCGCCGATCTGGTGGCCCGCGCGGCGGTCGCCTTCGAGCTGTCGGACGCCCGCGAAGACCACCACCGGGTCGAGCTGCTCGAAGACCGCGGGCGCATCTCGCGTGACCTGCACGACCACGTGGTGCAGCAGCTGTTCGGCACGGGCCTGCAGCTGCAGAGCCTGGTGCGCCGGCTCGGCCGCGGCGAGGGCTCCGACACGGAGGCGACCGCCGACGCGGTGTCGGATGCGGTGAGCCGCATCGACGAGAGCATCGCGCAGATCCGCACGGTGATCTTCGCGCTCGACCCGGGCGACGACGGGGAGGCGCCCAGCGCGCGACGGCGGCTGCTCGACCTCGTCGACGAGGCGGCGGCGCCCCTCGTGCGCCGGCCCGCCGTGAGCTTCTCGGGCCCGGTCGACCTCGTGGTGACGGGGTCGCTCGTCGACGACGTCATCGCCGTGGTGCGCGAGGCGCTCACGAACGTGGTGCGGCACGCGGAGGCGACCCGCGTCTCGCTCGGCGTCGCGGCAGCCGACGGTGCCGTGACCGTGGTGGTGCGCGACGACGGCATCGGCATCCCCGACGACGGGCGCCGCAGCGGCCTGCGCAACCTGCGCGAACGGGCGCGGGCGCGGGGCGGGTCGCTCGTCGTGGACTCGTCGCCCGGGTCGACCGTGGTGCGGTGGAGCGTGCCGTACCCGGAGGAGGCGGGCGGGGCGCAGCCCGGCACGGGTGGGGCGCAGCCCGGCGCGGGCGGGGCGCAGGCCGGCACGGCGCAGCCCGCCGCGGCGCAGCCGGGCGCGGGCCGCGCGAGCGCCGGGGAGGAGCCGCGATGA
- a CDS encoding VOC family protein, whose protein sequence is MALSIFVNLPVADLDASKAFYEALGFAINPQFTDENASCVVMSDTVYVMLLTHPYFSTFTTKQIADARTTTEVQNAVGLESREAVDAMLEKALAAGGTEPKEPQDYGFMYSRAVEDLDGHHWDFLWMDPGYVE, encoded by the coding sequence ATGGCCCTCAGCATCTTCGTGAACCTCCCCGTCGCCGACCTCGACGCCTCGAAGGCGTTCTACGAGGCCCTCGGCTTCGCCATCAACCCGCAGTTCACCGACGAGAACGCGTCGTGCGTCGTGATGAGCGACACCGTCTACGTGATGCTGCTCACGCATCCGTACTTCTCGACCTTCACCACCAAGCAGATCGCGGATGCGCGCACCACCACCGAGGTGCAGAATGCCGTCGGGCTGGAGAGCCGCGAGGCGGTCGACGCCATGCTCGAGAAGGCGCTCGCCGCGGGCGGCACCGAGCCGAAGGAGCCGCAGGACTACGGCTTCATGTACAGCCGCGCCGTCGAAGACCTCGACGGCCACCACTGGGACTTCCTCTGGATGGACCCGGGTTACGTCGAGTAG
- a CDS encoding nuclear transport factor 2 family protein has product MTDRAEANKAVVLKVMELLIDPEVSEQARQYLTPEYIQHNPEIESGADGIIAFTKTEEARVARENMRPAPEPPVLVAEGDKVVMMISRDLPDPENPGQTYRAYWFDMWRVEDGRLAEHWDAVTKTPGTGH; this is encoded by the coding sequence ATGACCGACCGTGCTGAAGCCAACAAGGCTGTCGTCCTGAAAGTGATGGAGCTGCTGATCGACCCGGAGGTGTCGGAGCAGGCTCGCCAGTACCTCACCCCCGAGTACATCCAGCACAATCCCGAGATCGAGTCGGGCGCCGACGGCATCATCGCGTTCACGAAGACCGAGGAGGCGCGCGTGGCACGGGAGAACATGCGGCCGGCACCCGAGCCGCCCGTGCTCGTCGCCGAGGGCGACAAGGTCGTGATGATGATCTCGCGCGACCTGCCCGACCCCGAGAACCCCGGGCAGACTTACCGCGCCTATTGGTTCGACATGTGGCGCGTGGAAGACGGCCGCCTGGCGGAGCATTGGGATGCCGTGACCAAGACGCCCGGCACGGGCCACTGA
- a CDS encoding substrate-binding domain-containing protein, giving the protein MKNSTRLAAVAMSGAAMLFVLAGCSSSEPSSTSSADDGSAAGATGTLAYSPTSVQIPVLVQVGDAVKSLATDDGLGFNQIDGAFDPTTQIQQVTQAIDNGSVQAAWVVPVAGPATAPLIEHAQEKGVPILVQTTPTDVGLDGAQPGVVFQGPNFASFGEALGKEVTSCIDDKGLKDAKAILLTGPDTLPGTGDTKAAALDAIGDSVDIVAEAQVADVAAAQTQTQQLLGANPDANVVISLLDEGALGAVNAYKTAGATADCVILGGGGPDALAAQKAGDITTIVAWDFVGAVPEGWAALQKIIADPKAEGDLLDIPFTITK; this is encoded by the coding sequence ATGAAGAACTCGACCCGACTCGCCGCCGTCGCGATGAGCGGCGCCGCGATGCTTTTCGTGCTCGCCGGCTGCTCCTCCTCCGAGCCGTCGTCGACGTCGTCGGCAGATGACGGATCGGCGGCGGGCGCCACCGGCACGCTGGCGTACTCGCCGACGAGCGTGCAGATCCCCGTTCTCGTGCAGGTGGGCGACGCCGTCAAGTCCCTCGCCACAGACGACGGCTTGGGTTTCAACCAGATCGACGGCGCCTTCGATCCGACCACGCAGATCCAGCAGGTCACCCAGGCCATCGACAACGGCAGCGTGCAGGCGGCCTGGGTCGTGCCGGTCGCCGGCCCGGCCACGGCGCCGCTCATCGAGCACGCTCAGGAGAAGGGCGTGCCGATCCTGGTGCAGACGACGCCGACGGATGTGGGCCTCGACGGTGCACAGCCCGGTGTGGTCTTCCAGGGCCCCAACTTCGCATCGTTCGGCGAAGCCCTCGGCAAGGAGGTGACCAGCTGCATCGACGACAAAGGTCTGAAGGATGCGAAGGCGATCCTCCTCACCGGTCCCGACACCCTCCCGGGTACCGGAGACACCAAGGCCGCCGCTCTCGACGCTATCGGCGACTCGGTCGACATCGTCGCGGAGGCCCAGGTGGCCGACGTCGCAGCGGCACAGACGCAGACGCAGCAGCTGCTCGGCGCCAACCCCGACGCGAACGTCGTCATCTCGTTGCTCGACGAGGGGGCACTCGGAGCGGTCAACGCCTACAAGACGGCGGGCGCGACCGCAGACTGTGTCATCCTCGGCGGCGGTGGGCCCGACGCGCTCGCCGCTCAGAAGGCCGGCGACATCACGACGATCGTCGCGTGGGACTTCGTGGGTGCCGTGCCCGAGGGATGGGCGGCGCTGCAGAAGATCATCGCCGACCCGAAGGCCGAGGGCGACCTCCTCGACATCCCCTTCACCATCACGAAGTAG
- a CDS encoding phosphodiesterase yields MTHRTAEYPRPNHFLLHISDTHLLAAGGRLYGTVDSEGLLRELFDELEASGSRPEAIVFTGDLADKGEPDAYARLRAIVEPAAARLGAEVIWVMGNHDDRAAFRAGLFGEVPSDRAVDRVYDVNGLRVITLDSTVPGHHYGEVTGDQLDWLAEELAMPAPHGTILALHHPPVPSVLDLAVSVELRDQRGLAEVLEGTDVRSIIAGHLHYSTTATFAGIPVSVASATCYTQDLNVEFGGTRGRAGAQAFNLVHVYEHTVLHSVVPVGDYPALDFITAEETKRRLAADGIEIAAAVSPRVAPEPPMTMPILLPSPV; encoded by the coding sequence GTGACTCACCGAACGGCCGAGTACCCGAGGCCGAACCACTTCCTGCTCCACATCAGCGACACCCATCTGCTCGCCGCCGGCGGCCGCCTCTACGGCACGGTCGACAGCGAGGGCCTCCTGCGCGAGCTCTTCGACGAGCTGGAGGCCTCGGGCAGCCGGCCGGAGGCCATCGTCTTCACCGGCGATCTCGCCGACAAGGGCGAACCGGATGCGTACGCCCGGCTCCGCGCGATCGTCGAGCCCGCCGCGGCACGGCTCGGCGCCGAGGTGATCTGGGTGATGGGCAACCACGACGACCGCGCGGCCTTCCGCGCCGGACTCTTCGGCGAAGTGCCCTCCGACCGTGCCGTCGACCGGGTCTACGACGTCAACGGTCTGCGCGTGATCACCCTCGACTCCACGGTTCCCGGCCACCACTACGGCGAGGTCACCGGCGACCAGCTCGACTGGCTGGCCGAGGAGCTCGCGATGCCGGCGCCGCACGGCACCATCCTCGCCCTGCACCACCCGCCCGTGCCGAGCGTGCTCGACCTCGCAGTCTCGGTCGAGCTCCGCGACCAGCGCGGCCTCGCCGAGGTGCTCGAGGGCACCGACGTGCGCTCCATCATCGCCGGGCACCTGCACTACTCCACCACGGCGACCTTCGCGGGCATCCCCGTCTCGGTCGCCTCGGCCACCTGCTACACGCAAGACCTCAACGTGGAGTTCGGCGGCACCAGGGGCCGCGCGGGCGCACAGGCGTTCAACCTCGTGCACGTCTATGAGCACACCGTGCTGCACTCGGTGGTGCCGGTGGGCGACTACCCGGCGCTCGACTTCATCACCGCAGAGGAGACGAAGCGGCGCCTCGCCGCCGACGGCATCGAGATCGCGGCCGCGGTCAGCCCGCGGGTAGCACCCGAGCCGCCGATGACGATGCCGATCCTCCTGCCGTCGCCGGTGTGA
- a CDS encoding carboxylesterase/lipase family protein, translating to MPPRPDETALPGGDDARPLVVRTASGTVRGAERRGLRWWRGIPYAAAPVGDLRLRAPRPARPWEGVRDAQQFGPVAMQSRDGNFVGSSARTVMSEDCLTINVLRPATDAVVLPVMVFIHGGAYSVGSSAEHPHNGEALVREGGVVYVSFNYRLGALGYLDLTRYSTPERPIESNLGLRDQVAALAWVRANIAAFGGDPENVTLFGESAGANAVTTLMATPSAHGLFARAIAQSSPANAVYPPEVTAVWAEEFLELLLESIDTDAVDSTSDDLGGQVLLDADAAELVAAATALTLRTPDAHPGTIVLSPVIDGELLPERPLDAFKEGRAARVPLIIGTNDREGSVFTGRLDILATTPKRIRAIFARTKKGARKAIKAEYPGLPAKRAAADFGGDYAFWYPTVKVAERHSRFAPVHFYRFDIAPRLVRLAGFDATHGLELFAIFDRLDGWFGRTMTALGGRRAFKETSRRMRAHWLAFAHDGTVDERLWPRYTEKKRRTLVIDVTDRIESDPRGSRRRAWQAFRPHV from the coding sequence GTGCCCCCGAGACCTGACGAGACCGCCCTCCCCGGCGGGGACGATGCGCGTCCGCTCGTCGTGCGCACCGCATCCGGGACTGTGCGCGGAGCCGAACGACGGGGCCTCCGCTGGTGGCGCGGCATCCCGTACGCGGCTGCGCCCGTGGGCGATCTCCGGTTGAGGGCACCCCGCCCGGCTCGGCCGTGGGAAGGAGTGCGCGACGCCCAGCAATTCGGGCCGGTGGCGATGCAGTCGCGCGACGGCAACTTCGTCGGCAGCTCGGCCCGCACGGTGATGTCGGAGGACTGCCTCACGATCAACGTGCTGCGCCCGGCGACGGATGCCGTGGTACTCCCGGTGATGGTGTTCATCCACGGCGGTGCGTACAGCGTCGGGTCGTCGGCCGAGCATCCGCACAACGGCGAGGCACTCGTGCGCGAGGGCGGAGTCGTCTATGTGAGCTTCAACTACCGCCTCGGGGCGCTCGGCTACCTCGACCTCACGCGCTACTCCACGCCCGAGCGACCGATCGAGTCGAACCTGGGTCTCCGCGACCAGGTCGCCGCACTGGCCTGGGTGCGCGCGAACATCGCCGCGTTCGGGGGTGACCCCGAGAACGTCACGCTCTTCGGAGAGTCGGCCGGGGCCAACGCCGTCACCACCCTCATGGCGACCCCTTCCGCGCACGGCCTGTTCGCCCGGGCCATCGCGCAGAGCTCGCCCGCGAACGCCGTCTACCCGCCCGAGGTCACCGCGGTGTGGGCCGAGGAGTTCCTCGAGCTCCTGCTCGAGTCGATCGACACCGACGCCGTCGACTCGACCTCCGACGACCTCGGCGGCCAGGTGCTGCTCGACGCCGACGCCGCGGAACTGGTGGCGGCGGCGACCGCGCTCACCCTCCGTACCCCGGATGCGCATCCGGGCACCATCGTGCTCTCACCCGTCATCGACGGAGAACTTCTGCCCGAGCGCCCCCTGGACGCGTTCAAGGAGGGGCGGGCCGCCCGGGTGCCGCTCATCATCGGCACGAACGACCGGGAGGGGTCGGTGTTCACCGGGCGCCTCGACATCCTCGCGACGACGCCGAAGCGCATCCGCGCCATCTTCGCCCGCACCAAGAAGGGGGCGCGCAAGGCGATCAAGGCGGAGTACCCGGGCCTCCCGGCCAAGCGCGCGGCCGCCGACTTCGGGGGCGACTACGCGTTCTGGTACCCCACGGTGAAAGTCGCGGAGCGGCACTCGCGCTTCGCCCCCGTGCACTTCTACCGCTTCGACATCGCGCCGCGGCTGGTGCGGCTCGCCGGCTTCGACGCGACGCATGGGCTCGAGCTGTTCGCGATCTTCGACCGCCTCGACGGCTGGTTCGGCCGCACCATGACCGCGCTCGGCGGTCGCCGCGCCTTCAAGGAGACCAGCCGACGGATGCGCGCCCACTGGCTCGCCTTCGCCCACGACGGCACCGTCGACGAGCGCCTCTGGCCCCGCTACACCGAGAAGAAGCGCCGCACCCTCGTGATCGACGTCACCGACCGCATCGAGTCCGACCCTCGCGGCTCCCGCCGCCGCGCCTGGCAGGCCTTCCGCCCCCACGTCTGA
- a CDS encoding response regulator transcription factor, with the protein MTTVFLVDDHEIVRRGVAELLRSEPGIEVVGEAASISEALARIGATVPDVALLDVRLPDGSGIDLCRQVLSLHPSVRCLMLTAYDDDDALFSAVLAGASGYVLKDVRGTRLTDAVKAVAAGRTLTDPALAGRVAERMRAPEPQNDPRFASLSGRERQILALIADGLTNRQIGEQLTLAEKTVKNYVSSLLAKLGLERRTQAAVFELEHRRPL; encoded by the coding sequence ATGACCACCGTCTTCCTGGTCGACGACCACGAGATCGTGCGGCGCGGGGTGGCGGAGCTGCTGCGCTCCGAGCCCGGCATCGAGGTGGTCGGCGAGGCCGCCAGCATCTCGGAGGCGCTCGCCCGCATCGGGGCGACCGTCCCCGACGTGGCGCTGCTCGACGTGCGGCTGCCTGACGGCAGCGGCATCGACCTCTGCCGCCAGGTGCTGTCGCTGCACCCGAGCGTGCGCTGCCTCATGCTCACCGCCTACGACGACGACGACGCGCTGTTCTCGGCCGTGTTGGCCGGAGCATCCGGGTACGTGCTGAAAGACGTGCGCGGCACCAGGCTCACCGACGCGGTGAAGGCCGTGGCGGCGGGGCGCACGCTCACCGACCCCGCGCTGGCCGGCCGGGTGGCCGAGCGGATGCGCGCCCCCGAACCGCAGAACGACCCCCGGTTCGCCTCACTGAGCGGGCGGGAGCGGCAGATTCTCGCGCTCATCGCCGACGGGCTCACCAACCGCCAGATCGGCGAGCAGCTGACGCTCGCCGAGAAGACGGTGAAGAACTACGTGTCGTCGCTCCTGGCGAAGCTGGGTCTCGAGCGGCGCACGCAGGCGGCGGTGTTCGAGCTCGAGCACCGCCGGCCGCTCTGA
- a CDS encoding potassium channel family protein gives MTNDEHRRTTWETATSVPLVVLSLVFIACYSVQVIDTELPGEAQIALGAVIALIWATFAADYLVRLGLAHDKGLYFRSTLLDLVSVLVPVFRPFLLLNRLRDIPFFRRRSGSSVRIRLLIHAALFVVLFVYSLALAVLAAERGAPGASILSFGDSIWWACVTMTTVGYGDMVPVTVLGRTLAVVLMFGGVAIVGVATATIVSYLTESIGRQRHDR, from the coding sequence ATGACGAACGACGAGCACCGGCGCACCACCTGGGAGACCGCCACCTCCGTGCCGCTCGTGGTGCTGTCGCTGGTGTTCATCGCCTGCTACTCGGTGCAGGTGATCGACACCGAGCTGCCCGGGGAGGCGCAGATCGCGCTCGGCGCCGTGATCGCCCTCATCTGGGCCACCTTCGCCGCCGACTACCTCGTGCGCCTCGGTCTCGCTCACGACAAGGGTCTCTACTTCCGCTCCACCCTGCTCGACCTGGTCTCGGTGCTGGTGCCGGTGTTCCGCCCCTTCCTCCTGCTCAACCGCCTGCGCGACATCCCGTTCTTCCGCCGTCGCAGCGGCTCGTCGGTGCGCATCCGTCTCCTCATCCACGCCGCCCTGTTCGTGGTGCTGTTCGTCTACTCGCTCGCCCTCGCCGTGCTCGCGGCGGAGCGCGGCGCCCCCGGGGCGAGCATCCTGTCGTTCGGCGACTCCATCTGGTGGGCCTGCGTCACCATGACGACAGTCGGGTACGGCGACATGGTGCCCGTCACCGTGCTCGGCCGCACCCTCGCCGTCGTGCTCATGTTCGGCGGCGTGGCGATCGTGGGCGTGGCGACGGCCACCATCGTGTCGTACCTCACCGAGTCGATCGGGCGCCAACGTCACGATCGGTGA